The Chlorocebus sabaeus isolate Y175 chromosome 1, mChlSab1.0.hap1, whole genome shotgun sequence genome includes a region encoding these proteins:
- the KDM4D gene encoding lysine-specific demethylase 4D has translation METMKSKANYAQNPNCNIMIFHPTKEEFNDFDKYIAYMESQGAHRAGLAKIVPPKEWKARETYDNISEILIATPLQQVASGRAGVFTQYHKKKKAMTVGEYRHLANSKKYQTPPHQNFEDLERKYWKNRIYNSPIYGADISGSLFDENTKQWNLGHLGTIQDLLEKECGVVIEGVNTPYLYFGMWKTTFAWHTEDMDLYSINYLHLGEPKTWYVVPPEHGQRLERLARELFPGSSRGCGAFLRHKVALISPTVLKENGIPFNRITQEAGEFMVTFPYGYHAGFNHGFNCAEAINFATPRWIDYGKMASQCSCGEARVTFSMDAFVRILQPERYELWKRGQDRAVVDHMEPRVPASQELSTQKEVQLPRRAALGLRQLPPHWARHSPWPLAARSGTRCHTLVCSSLPRRSAVSGTATQPRAAAVHSSRKPSSTPSSTPGPSAQIIHPSNGRRGRGRRPQKLRAQELTLQTPAKRLLLAGTTCTVSGPEPEPLPEGGALMDKPVPLSPGLQHPVKAFRCSWAPVP, from the coding sequence ATGGAAACTATGAAGTCTAAGGCCAACTATGCCCAGAATCCAAATTGTAACATAATGATATTTCATCCAACCAAAGAAGAGTTTAAtgattttgataaatatattgcTTACATGGAATCCCAAGGTGCACACAGAGCTGGCTTGGCTAAGATAGTTCCACCCAAAGAATGGAAAGCCAGAGAGACCTATGATAACATCAGTGAAATCTTAATAGCCACTCCCCTCCAGCAGGTGGCCTCTGGGCGGGCAGGGGTGTTTACTCAataccataaaaaaaagaaagccatgaCCGTGGGGGAGTATCGCCACTTGGCAAACAGTAAAAAATATCAAACTCCACCACACCAGAATTTCGAAGATTTGGAGCGAAAATACTGGAAGAACCGCATCTATAATTCACCAATTTATGGTGCTGACATCAGTGGCTCCTTGTTTGATGAAAACACTAAACAGTGGAATCTTGGGCACCTGGGAACAATTCAGGACCTGTTGGAAAAGGAATGTGGGGTTGTCATAGAAGGCGTTAACACACCCTATTTGTACTTTGGCATGTGGAAGACCACATTTGCTTGGCACACGGAGGACATGGACCTTTACAGCATCAACTACCTGCACCTTGGGGAGCCCAAAACTTGGTACGTGGTGCCCCCAGAGCATGGCCAGCGCCTGGAACGCCTGGCCAGGGAGCTCTTCCCAGGCAGTTCCCGGGGCTGTGGGGCCTTCCTGCGGCACAAGGTGGCCCTCATCTCGCCTACAGTTCTCAAGGAAAATGGGATTCCCTTCAATCGCataactcaggaggctggagagttCATGGTGACCTTTCCCTATGGCTACCATGCTGGCTTCAACCATGGTTTCAACTGTGCGGAGGCCATCAATTTTGCCACTCCACGATGGATTGATTATGGCAAAATGGCCTCTCAGTGTAGCTGTGGGGAGGCGAGGGTGACCTTTTCCATGGACGCCTTCGTGCGCATCCTGCAACCTGAGCGCTATGAGCTGTGGAAACGTGGGCAAGACCGGGCAGTTGTGGACCACATGGAGCCCAGGGTACCAGCCAGCCAAGAGCTGAGCACCCAGAAGGAGGTCCAGTTGCCCAGGAGAGCAGCGCTGGGCCTGAGACAACTCCCTCCCCACTGGGCCCGGCATTCCCCTTGGCCTCTGGCTGCCCGCAGTGGGACACGCTGCCACACCCTTGTGTGCTCTTCACTCCCACGCCGATCTGCAGTTAGTGGCACTGCTACGCAGCCCCGGGCTGCTGCCGTCCACAGCTCTAGGAAGCCCAGCTCAACTCCATCATCCACCCCTGGTCCATCTGCACAGATTATCCACCCATCAAATGGCAGACGTGGACGTGGTCGCCGTCCTCAGAAACTGAGAGCTCAGGAGCTGACCCTCCAGACTCCAGCCAAGAGGCTCCTCTTAGCGGGCACAACATGCACAGTTTCAGGCCCAGAACCTGAGCCCCTACCTGAGGGTGGGGCTTTGATGGACAAGCCTGTACCACTGAGCCCAGGGCTCCAGCATCCTGTCAAGGCTTTTAGGTGCAGCTGGGCCCCTGTGCCTTAA